ATGCTACTGCACATTCGCCGGACGTTTTCTCGTGTGCCATTTTATGCCATCGGTACAAAACATGAATGCCTGCCATTTTATTACCGGAAGTGAAGTATGCTTTTGCTGGTGAAGTGCTGGTGATGCCGGGGGTGCTAACAGAAGTGCATATCGTGTGCACTTTCCGTGTTCCTCCCTCCCGGCCCACGAGAATGAGGTTTTATCGGTGTTTGGCCGGGTGGTGGCGTTTGCCGGAGGTCGAGtgcaatgaaaaatgcaaaaggaTTTCCTTCTCGTCTGGTCGGCCACCAGCTACAGcaccactgccactaccactaTAACTATTGGGCAATATTTTGCGGTCCTGGAATGCTTAcgagccgggccgggccgggcatcCGAGTAGATTCCTTTCATTCCCTATGCATTAGAGAATCTATGTTTTATGGACCAATTAAACAAACGAAAGCACAACGACCGTTGCAACGGCATGATGGTCCAGGAAGTGTACCGTCTCTTGTACGAAGCTCAGTAAGATCTTGCCCCTATAGTAAGTACTACCGTTGAcacatcatcttcttcctttcaACTTCCCTCGAAAAGAGCCGAGCCctattttttcttaaattaaattaccatcatcatcgtcatcatcaacattgGCACCGGGCCTGGGTGCTTGGTCAGCATCTTTACACCAACAGAAACGGAACTGGCCCCCGATCGACTACGAAAGTTAATGGCCGTTTCTGCCGTTCTGgcactccttctctctgtctccctatCGGTGTGTCATTCATCTTGTGCCCAGGGTCCAGGAGTTGCTTTCATCGATAGCCATCTCTATTGACGGAATTAAAATCGTCCGCAACTGTCGAGGGTCTAACGGTACGTGGAAGGAGTATCGATCCTGTTGTTGCCGAGTTGCCGTGACCGAGTGGATGGTCTGGGCTGCTCCGAGGGGTTAGTGAAGTGGTCTACGGTGGCACTTGGCTATGCTGAACACGTTCCGGGCACTGTGTAGCGTGAAGATTGTCCCGGGCggcgagaagcagaagaagaatcgAAAATGGTGATTAAGCGTTTCCTGCGAAATCCGCTGCTAGCTTGTCCGAATGATTAATACTCTCGCTGGGGTTGGATCTGGGTTGGGTCGGAAGTGTAGGCTctcccgatgacgatgatagtAGCAAAACATTATCAGTAGTTGAGAGTAATGTTTTGAAATGTAGATAGCAGCGTTTCGATTTTTATGTCTTCCGAATATTAATCAAAGAGAATCCACGCTCTGCGTGTTTTGCGTTGATTCCGTGCGGATTCGATAGCCTGGGTGGGCTGATGGAAGCAAAAGGCCTTACAGATGGGTCTATAGAgatatttttctttccaaaattTTGGAAACCCTTCTTAGTGCTGACGAATGCTGCAGGACCAACAGCCGGTGACTCCCGTATACAtacaaaattgaaattctttCGTCTagccagcaacaaccgcagaaacagcagcagcagcagcagcagcagcagccggtaccACCAGTTTGTGGCCTTCGTTTTGTGGCTTTGTATCAGATTCGGAATCAGAAAATTattccattcatccatcctcagcatcagcaggacgGGCTGGAAGGACAAAGTTCCATTAGGAAAGGCCGTGGACCGGGGAGGGAGATTGAAGAAAAGCTGCTGACAAagttaaaatattcaattgcAACCACCAACTAAAGCCCAAAAACCGCCACCGCAAGCCTCCTACCAATAAGCGGtagcaaaagaaggagaaagaggaggtgggggggggggagggggggggggagattcTTGTCAACGGTAGGCCTACTGGTTGGCGTAGGTGTACCTAAAACACTGCGTCGCTAGCCTCAAGGAGAAAGCTCCAAAATTGAAGTCCTCTGAATCTTGATTCTGTGAGGATCTCGAATGCGTCCGGTGTTTGGGACTTTTCCATCGGTAAACGGTACACCGCTTAGACGCCCTAGCGCCTCGCTTTGCTGGCCAACAGCACTAGCAGTAGCACCCGGAGAAGGACATGCTAATGTCCTGGGCGCAGAACAAAATTCGTGCAccacggtgatggtgacgagCCAAATGTCATTTGTTGCGCTTCGGGTTTCTGAAAACTTTTTGACGAGCCACAGCACCCGCAGCGGTCTAGTCTTCATCGGAtattttggggaaaaagttttccctttttttattctcttgGTTTCTCAGCGTTTCCTAGACTCCaggctttcgctttcgctcagATTTATGAGTGACGCTTTACATTAATTATGAACAAAGCGAGGAAAGTGCTTAATGGCCGCTTAAGGGACGGGTTTTTCCTCGTCATGggttgcttcttttttcgcACTTCAAACGGATTCCGCCTTTCGGTCAACTCGCTGGGGCTGTTTGGGAGTGGATAATGAATTTAATGTTGCTCTAGCGTCGAACcttcggaacggaaaaaagcgctcgctcgcagcaTTATAGACATAATCTTTTACAGCGAAGATCGTGTCATTTATACGAGACACTGAAGATAACAATCGGTATCAAAATcatggcagcagcactttTGGCGTGAATTCttcgccatcggcatcggcaccgtgCTGACCAATAAAGCGTTGGCGTAGTAAGAAAGTAGCGAACCGTTGGAGAAGCCATTAAACCATGACCCAGAGTGTCTATTGCTTCCGTATAGCGGTACTAAAGCCCGTCACGTAATGCATCAGGAAATTGGAAACGAAATGGTGTGCTCTTGCATTCGGTTCGTTTGTTCTTAAGGCCTAGGAAGTGGCACAAATCAAACTTTACGCCCAAACTCGTGTCCCTGTCATGGCTCCTGCCCCTGCCCCGGCCCCGCTAGGCCGAGAAAAGGACGATCTCGTTAACAGTCATATACTGGCGCCATTAAATGGAAGCAACATTCACTTTTATTGAGTTATCTGGCGAGGGTGTATGGGTCGCTATTTTGGGATTCATCGTTTGCGTAGTAGGTTATAGGTTATTGCTGGGAGTAGATCGGGCCTCTTCGGTGGGTGGGAACGAAGGaacatcacaaaacaacagcaCTCCagcgggcgtgtgtgtgtgttcattgcTCTTCATTTacatgtttgtttgcttatgcGTCGCCCCGGAGTGGTCGGCACCAGTCGGATCAGGAGATTTCTTTCCACTCGCTGGGACAGTTCTGGGGAGGTCCGgcttctcctccaccttctcctccttacGCCTTACGTGACGGGGAGCACGCAGCAGAAATGGTGAGAAAGCgatgaaaattaaatgataACATACCCACAGCCAACAACGCAGCACTCTGTCAATACTACTGTAAACACATGGTGCGTACATTTGGTGCGCTTTCGGTGCCGTTAATGCACGAGCCCGGAATCGTAAATGAAGACAGTCGACGACAGGCGTGCCTTCGACACGTTTCCGATACGCAGGATATGTCCTGCTCCTGCAAAGTCCTCTGTCtggctctctccctcttgctTCCATCAAATGGCACGTAATGTTTGGGGCTTGTTaaagcattttcatcgcttttctcgcttttctggGCACCGACAGTCGCAGCCCGGACATTCGCAAGCATTCAAGCGGGGATGGGGGGGTGAAAGTATTGAATGCTTTTCGGCGATAACACGCTCTCGACATCGATATGCGCCAGCTGGCCGAGCTGGACGGGGAGGTTGCTTCTCGTTTTGGGTATTAATGTCACACCATTTGTTTTTACTGCTGACTGAGTTTCGGGATTTATGGTGATGATTGTGGTCGATGTAGTAGTTGGTACACGGGATGTTCCAGGAACCCTTGCAGGCAGGTTCTAGAATCTACAAATTGAATAACCACCAGCATCCATACAAATGCTCTCATTAGAGGTCCCGGTTGGTGGTTAGGTTTCATGGCTGACAAACGGGAACTGACTACTGCATCACAGCGCGATTAACTACTGCCAAAAGCTCCTGATGGCTTCATCATAACTTCCCGTGTTTTTGGTGGGACCATTCACCATTCACCGTGGACCACAATCGCCCATTAGCGCACGCGGCACGTTGGAATGGCTCCCCCGAAAACCGATGCCACAAGCACCGGCCCGGAATAACAATAGAAGCATAATAACGataacaaacagcagcaagatTAATATTAAAGTGCCGGAAGCCAAATGAAACCGGCGGATGGCTCCTAATTGCGCGCAACAGTCCGGCCGGATGAGAGCTTCTGAAACTGGAAGGCATCTCGCagcgcgccgcgccgcgccagAGCACCTGAAACAGGTTCCTTCTATTGTTTCTGtaacgaaacacatttttaaccTCCCCTTCACACtcaccggaacacggaacggGGGAGGGAAATGAATCAAGTTTAATTAGCACATAATTTCAGTCAAGTTGTGTCGTAAATTATGGAAGTGctccaaccgaaccgatgagCGGCGTGACGATAATTCGCAGGTGAGTGAGCggagagcgagcgaccgagggTTCTCGCCGTGATCGCGCGCCGACGGCTTGCGGCTTGGACGAAACGATTTTAATGTCTTCCGCCGGATATGGCCATCCCCCCCTCCAGCCAACAACGCCTCAAGGATCGGAATGGAGCTCTTAATTTACGGCTCAAAAGTTCGCCTCTTGGTAAATGTTCCGAATTTCAGCATCATTAGTCTCGGAGCTCCAAGAGCCACCACGAGAGCGCGGATTGCGTCCAGATTTGTGCGGGAAACCTTGCGCGGAGAAGTGCAGTTGATTGCACGAGAATTGGGTCCGGAACCCTGGGCTTCTGTGGCCCATCTTCACCTCGTACCAAACGCACCGTGACGTTCGGTTGCAATATTTTATGACTCAGGGCGACCGCGTGATTTACGGTCGACCTGTCAAGTCAAGTCAGTCAGTCGAAGCAAACGGTGAACGGGCAAATCCTTACCTTACCCCCCGACAAGGCTGGAAAGGTGAATCGACTGTGCGGTCGAAGCTGGAAGTCGACCCGCTGCCCTCGGTGTGGATCACAGGAAGTACCGGAGGAGCCGGATGTTTCACTTTAGCCTCCCCcttccgggtccgggtctTGTCGGGATTCGTGATGTGCTGGGAAAGCCCGGTGAAAGGTCGTTCCGGAGTCTGCTGTGAGTAGCTTGCTAGGAGAGTTTCCGGGGTTTCTTTCGCAGCACTTCCGGCAGGTATCCGTAACCATAAAGGGATGGGAGTGTTATTGGACGGGGTTGTGGGGGGAAATTTCCATCAAATCTAATTTATTTTACCGTCAACAGCTTGCCATGTTATTGCACCCACAGGGTAATAAAAGTGGATCATcttttcgagcagcagcagcagcagcagcagtctagTCGAGTGCCGGGAGTTAGGCTGGGATTGTGGTCGAGAAGAAAGCGCGGATTTTATgttcgacgacggcgaaggaAATTGCATGGATGCGCATCcatccaccagaccagaccagacacgaCAACAAGAACCCGTAGGAGAGCGGAGACGCAGGACGCACTCGAAAGTACATTCAAAACCATCTCCAGTGCAATGGCACCGGGAAGCGGTTTCGAGAAGATTTAGATTTTGGGTCGGAAGTTCAACTTCGGCTACAGACCGACCCCGCTACACCGCCTAGTGGCTGCGTTGGGGCCGGACCGGGAGTATCAGGGAGGTGTACTTTAAACTCAAATTCACTTTACTACAACCCTCCATTCCATGGTGGTGAACCCCATAGTGGGTACTGAATGTCCGGTGCACGGCGAACTACAAGTAGGTGCGGAGGGAAGCGATTCTGCACAAGTTGTTAGTTTTCACCAAAATCCTTTCGCAAGAAATTCGTTTTGAGTGGTAGCTTTATTTGGTGCAATACACACGGGAGTGTTGGTGTGCACAAGCTCTGGAGATTCCACCTTGCACTCGAGTCAATTCCGGATCAGATGCCGGTAAGTACTCTCGAGGAAGGACAACGTTTTTTCCTTCCAGTCCTTGTCGGTGATTTGTTGCAGCATCGTCCTGTAAACATTGAAATGATTATAAAAGAAGCTCGTTATCCAAGAAGGCGTTGTACACAAAACTGGAATAGCGGAATGTATATTGCTGAGTTCAGGAAACTTACCAGGTATGTTCACTGACATAGACCTGCACAGTAGGCTTAGGGAACCCGTTGAAGTTGGTGGCAAAGGGCATCCCGTATGCACCGAGATTGTCGAACACGATATAGTCCCCGATTTGGTGCTCGGGGAAGTCCACATTCTCGCAAACAATGTCGGTCGAGTCGCAGGTCGGTCCCCAGATGGTGGTCGGGAAGGTAGCTTCATTGCGCCGCTCACGCCTTATCAAAGGTACGGCCGGATACAGATCTTTGATCTGCCGTAAGCTCAACCAATCAAACAGCGTCCCAAACACACCATCATTGATGTAGTACATGATTTGGGCAATCTTTTCTCGCTGTCCGAACTCTGGGTCGTAGATCACCTTCTTGCCCTGAATGGTCGAAAGGAGTGTGACGGCGGAACCAACGTAGTATCTGCCCGGTTCCGCAATCACGGTCACTTCTTCGGGGTTGGGAAAGAACTCCTGCAGACCCCTCTGTACTGCTTCAGCATACGCCTGGATCGGTTTATCATTATCTCCGGGGAATCCTCCCCCGATGTCTACCAATTCCAACCGCGTACCGAGCTTCGACTGAGCGTAATCGAACACTACACGGACGGATTCGATCGCATGATAGAAACAATCCGCATCTAAACTACCACACCCAACGTGGAAACTAACGCCAATCACCTTTACACCGAGCTCGTGCGCACGATCCATCAATCCAAGTCCATCTCCGCGGGGATTACATCCAAACTTCTTGCCCAGCGGAATCAACGCTTGATCGGCATCGTGCCGGATACGAAGCACTAACTCTGCATCCGGATACGCTTTGGCCACCTTTTCCAGCTCACACTCATTGTCGAACGTCATCCGCCTAATGCCGTGCGATCGAGCAAAGGCAAGCGCTGGAATGGATTTGATAGGATGTGCAAATAGGATTCGTTCTGGCTTAACACCCAACCCCAGGATGGTGCGTATCTCGACTTCCGATGCACAATCAAAGCCGGTTCCGAGACGAGCCAGCGTGGCCAGGATCGCTGGATCATCGTTACACTTGACGGCGTAGAACGGAGTAACCCGGGGCATGGTACGCAACCAGTTCAGGTGCTTCCGGACGACATCGTCCAGATCGAGCACGTGCAGCGGATGCTCGCGTGTTCCGGCTTCGATAATCCGATCGATCTCCTTCTCAATACTATCCCCTCCCGGTGGCAGAATCGTTAGATTGCCAAACTTTTCAAAGCTTCCACTTTCTGATGTCATCTCGCGGTCAACGGTCTCGTGTACTGCCTCGCGCAACTTCGCGTACTGAACTAAACTGCCAGCAAGAACAAATTACTGCGGCCTGGCCCGCTTCGCGCTCGTATGGAGAGCCCCTGTTTGATCTGTCACCGACGCATCATCTTTAATCATCAACCGGTTGACAATATGATAAGGTCGCAGCATCCTACCGCATGGTATTCCTAGACACAGAGACACCTCCCGTTGTTTTGTGAACCGCTTCTGTTAGTTTTTTTCGTGTATCAATTTGTTCCTAATCGAATCAACTACAGCTACTGGACTGGTCGGTGACACTTTTTGTCTGCGTTCGGAACCGGTGCTGATAAGAAGAGGTTGTAAAGGCAGAGAAGGGGGCAACAGTCAATTGGGATGGACAAAAATATCTTCGAGTCGTCGATGGTTCTCGTTCATTCAGTCGGTGCAATGTTCGCCACTCCGAACGTATGCTTATCATCCTTGACGACATCGACGTGGAATGGAAGAAAGTCAAGATAAAACTAAGTGAATCTCATCAGCGCAAAACCCTTGGTTGTAAGGAGCTGTCTGTTGCTGAGCGTTGGTCATGGTTGTAAGCGATAGGAGATTGGCACAATTCTATTTACAAACCCGTTGAATCGGTTTCACAATTGGCTTACGTTATAAGAGTTGAACAAATTGGTTCACTTTGTTTTTATCATCGTCATTGTTGAAGGATCATTGAAAACGAAACTGCAGCGAAGCACAAACGATGATTCGCGGATTCCATGTCGTACTTGCAACCTGCATATTCGCAAAGAGAGACACGGCAGAAGAGAACAAAGTGGTTCACTACACCTAGGGGCTTCTCTTGAAACCGGTTAATCCGCTTTGCGTTATTGCTGctccgtcatcgtcgacgttcGCTTGTTCTGGTGCGGTTGGTGCATTCAAGATGCACAAGTGAACAAGATAATCTTCGTATCCAGCCCACCAGATGATGCTGGCTTATCTTGTTTCGCTTTGCCCTCTACGCCGGCGGGTGTTGATATCGCGAAACAACTGCAATTAACTAATCCGCGGCTTTTTTCCGGTGCTATTGTGTCTCCGTGGGGTAAAAAGAAGATAGCGTCCGGGAGGGTGTGTTGATCAGCGTGGCTTATACTTGTTTCAACACTATCATACAGTTGAGGAACAAAGGAGTTTTAATACTTTATAGTGTGCTCGAATGGTATAAGGTACTATGGATTGGTAGAAACACGCTGTTGATGAAAACATTacttcattttcttttgtgtttgcaAATTCAAAACAAAGTTTAAATGATGTTCCATGATTAAACcacaaataattaaaataagaaaaaaaacccactagACAAAACAGGAATATGTTATAAATTATCGTTTTACagtaatcaatcaatcagtaCAATCAATAAAAGAAGATTCAACAGGTCAAACTTATGTaaagaatacaaaaaatagaGATTCAGCAAGGAAACGAATGCTCGAAATGCTTCAAATAAACCGTAACAAGAACAAGGTGTGTAAGAAACAGGGTAATTTAATATTGATGAAAAGTAGCCCGAATATAACGATAAACCCAATCAATCTCCGTGCTTGAAATCAATTAACTAGTTACATCCCATTGAACGTCAATTGCCGATGCTCCGAAATCACTCACGATAGATGTAATACAACATACCCGTTGGGTTCTACCGAATCACTAGTATTTCAATTCACGACAGGCACCTGGTAACTAACAGAAACCCGTATGGTAtccacctggacctggaactGTTGTCTGCCTGCCCCTTTTACACCAGGTCATGTGAAACACCGGGTTCGACAGCGACATCGCCTCTTGCCACTTCACCCTACAGGTTGatgtcagcaccagcagcagcaacatactACCACGTGCCCCCGTACGATGGAACGGGCCAATTTATTTCCTCAGCTGTCTCGTGTCGAAGCAGAGCGCGACGATACACACGGGCAACGCGGGCtgcaaatatatatatttatttccGTTCcgcatttcattcaattttcaacTCTCCGCTTCAACTTTGCTGTCGATTGCATCCTCCGTTTCCGGATCGGAATCATTTAAGGAATCGTGCCAGTGCGCCGGCCATCGAATGGAAGTGCATCCGTGCTCGGTGCATCTTCTGCACAagagaccgaaagagagagagagagagagacacgaacGGTGTAGAAGGTCCGGGACCGTACCCCGGAACAAAGTGTAATAGCTGCTGAAAAATGTAGCAATTTCCAGTCCGGCGCCTCGATGCCAGTTTCAGtcgtcgattcgattttcgctGCCACTTGTGGACTCGCTGCTGGACAAGGAGTGAAGGGAAGATTGAAGTTCCGTCCTCAGCAGGGCTCTGTTTTGGGGCTCCTGCCGTGGagtgatcgattcgatcgaatcgcTCACGGGCGCTCCCTCCCTTAAGGGGCCTAAAGAGCGACCGAAGCGAGTGTAAAGTAGATGAAGTCTGGTTATTGCAGCCCCGGAGTCGGTCCGGTCGAAGTGGAAACCcatccacggccacggcactGCAAACCATTGGCAAATGTTGGCAAAAGTCTTCAGCTGGTGTTGaagtttccattccatttttcttcctcgagaaggagaaagaggtaGAATGGAAAATCGATGCAGAAGGCACGGAACTGCGACCGCTttctgccaccgccaccgtcagcTTGTCTAGACCATTCTCCTCGGTTTTCTTCTCAACAAGTTTCTCCTACAAGAACGGACTTACACGGACCGACCGGAGCATCCGGACGGCTCGGTAAACATGCTGGTTGGCAGTAACTGTTTGTGCggctgtctggtctggtggatgCGTGCAAGGCGCGTTCCTCAAATAATTGATTACTTCTGGGACATGAAGGGGTCCCTCAAGGTCAAGAAATTCAATTCATTCCACAACACGACCCTTTCATTACATTACACAACTGTAGTGTCGTGTCGTGTATTGGCCGGGTATATGTCCGGTCCCTTAGATGGTTCGATAAACTGGCACTGGACTTGAAGGACAATCCCTTACGCCGATGTTGCCTCATTTCTACCCCGTCCTTGGGTGGCAAACAATAAACGAGATTAAAAAGCATCTTTGCCCTTTACGATGCAGCGATGCTGAAAGGCGGTCAAGCGCGAGGCTGCTTGACAGCGTGGGGTGGAGGGAGTCGTCGTACCAATGTCTTTGCCAGCCCTTCGCACATTTTCAATTGTAAGTCagtaaaacatttattttacttATCTCGCCGGATCGCCGGAGttccgcgtttttttttttcttcattccggCCAAGCATGCCAGACGACACGGACGGAGCGTTTTAGCGTTTGCCTTTCCATCTCAACGACTTCCCGGTCGTTCCGCAGctgggcagcagaagcagtagcattTGGATATGAAGATGTTCGTGAAATGAGGACCGAAGGACCACGATACCTTCGGTCCTCTAGTACAGCACACTTTTACACTTCATCGCCGGGAAAGCGACTTCCCGATTCCCGCGCACCAACTTTTACGGACCGAAGCAACTTCCACGCGcaacgtcggtcggtcggttctgtCCCGTCTGTGGCGAGACTATATCCCGAGCGCTGAATGAAGTTCCCGTGCACCACCATTACTGTGCTCACTGGCGGCTAACTAACCttacaccggaaccggatatCGGTCGTTCTGCCGGTCGAACGTGGCGAACTGCTGGCGATGGCTATGGGGGGGTTTTAGATTTAACAGACGGTTAGGACATCGTTATGATCGGTCGAGAGAGCAAACTGAAAgcccaaacaccaccacaggGGCACAGgcaggaaaacggaaaaacagaaccaacaaaaaaggcgGACAGGACAGCGCAGCGAACCTCCACCATCGGACACTGTGGTTGGCTATGGCCGCAGCATGGTCGGTGGGcttttttgtgaggttatCCGACGACAGCCGACGAGGCGTTGAGCCATGGAACCGATGATGGAGCGTGTTGCGTTTGACAGGTACCGTTCATTATACGGTAAAGTGCGAGAAGTGCAAATACGAGGcgcctcggtgctgctgctgctgttgctgttgctgttcgcttCCGGGAAAGTTTGAGGAAGCTGTTGAGTCTGtctaccggaccggaccatcgGGAGGATGCTCGGACCTACGGTGCCGTATTTCAGCATTGGGTGCAACTTCCGGCAGCTCATTCCGGCTGACCGAAATTAAATTTAGTAAAATAACCCAAACCTCGAGCAAAAGGAGCAACTCAGTAACTGAGGCTGCAGAGGATACCGATCCTCCTAAACATTAGCGCGCACTAGTGCGGACCACCGATGaggaaacgcaacgcaacttTTTGCGAAAATGGTTCGCTTCGAGTGGCTTCCGTGTACCGTGCCCGCCAATTAGAGCAGCAAAAGTAATTTACATTTTCCTCGCACTCACCAGCACGCCTCGGGGGAGGAGGGCTGTCGATACCGGGCAACCGTACAAACCGCTAAATGATTACAAAACTCGATAATAGCTACCACTGGATGGtatctctcgtcgtcgtcgtcgtcgtcgccgtcatcgacGTCCATCCTGCTATCTACTGCGCGTTGAGTGTAAACAGCTCGAATGATTTAATGTAATCATTTATGGGatcgggcagcaaattatGAATCGCAGCActaaaagcagcagcagtagtagcagcagcagaaacgaaaCGGACGAACCGGTATCATGCTACATTCctaatttatgctgcatgcTTTATTATGAATGTGCACCTCCCgcaatgctggtgctgctgctactgcattcGAATAAATCTCATTTCATTGGTTACACTCCGGTGAAACCATGTAGCCATTTATAATGCACCTCAGCGCTGGCCGCTGTAACACTAGATTATGGTGGTCGATGATGGGTCGGGTATTGTGTGGCTGCAATGATTGTTTCCTGCCCGGTAGGGACCATGGATGGAGTGTTATCAATAAGGCAGTTTATTGTCCAGGTTAGATGATGATAGCTAATGGCTGGAAATCGAAATACAATGCATCGTGCCAATCAACAACACGATACGATGGTACTAAACACAGTAGTGCGGTTAGCTTGATGCTCGCCTACTAATCATCTAGCTACTGCACTCGGTCTGCAGATCAATTAATTACCTCGGCTCGCTCGGAAGCCGATCTGTAATCCTGATTTTCA
This sequence is a window from Anopheles darlingi chromosome 3, idAnoDarlMG_H_01, whole genome shotgun sequence. Protein-coding genes within it:
- the LOC125958249 gene encoding ornithine decarboxylase-like, producing the protein MTSESGSFEKFGNLTILPPGGDSIEKEIDRIIEAGTREHPLHVLDLDDVVRKHLNWLRTMPRVTPFYAVKCNDDPAILATLARLGTGFDCASEVEIRTILGLGVKPERILFAHPIKSIPALAFARSHGIRRMTFDNECELEKVAKAYPDAELVLRIRHDADQALIPLGKKFGCNPRGDGLGLMDRAHELGVKVIGVSFHVGCGSLDADCFYHAIESVRVVFDYAQSKLGTRLELVDIGGGFPGDNDKPIQAYAEAVQRGLQEFFPNPEEVTVIAEPGRYYVGSAVTLLSTIQGKKVIYDPEFGQREKIAQIMYYINDGVFGTLFDWLSLRQIKDLYPAVPLIRRERRNEATFPTTIWGPTCDSTDIVCENVDFPEHQIGDYIVFDNLGAYGMPFATNFNGFPKPTVQVYVSEHTWTMLQQITDKDWKEKTLSFLESTYRHLIRN